The following are from one region of the Calditerricola satsumensis genome:
- a CDS encoding glycoside hydrolase family 15 protein, with product MSTKPLLNDAIVGDGCLLAAFSRTGQLLRLWWPHGDGPQHIGQARIGLVRLDDPSSPSPLSWLDSSPWTHRQRYLDDTNALETEARHPSWPVRVTETAFAVPGEALLVRALTLANTGGAALPLRVVHCASFVIEEHPYYQACYVAEEGNAVVHYRRPYAFAVGSSREASGFQAGHAFADAADGRLSGSDIAMHPEAALSWDVTVPPGGRVTLPIVIAAGLSPDDALARLKRALATPAHEWLTRTVEHWRAKVARAAPLSTADETLQRLYRRSVLVFHLMADRETGSVLAAPEFDEAFTRCGGYAYCWGRDAAYITVAFDRAGLTDLSQAFYRWTARAQSPDGSWQQRHYHDGFLAPAWGLQIDEGGSILWGLWQHYQVTGNRALLDELWPTVEKGAEFLLAYRDPETGLPLPSRDLWEERDGVHTYSAAAVYGGLVGAARIAETLGHGHHARRWQETADAMRRAVLTRLWNAEAGVFYRSARLRVDRETYERANVPDKRVVRTWKGYARYELPVDPVIDVSLLGLAVPFGLLPPHDERMRRTAEAVARRLTVPGVGGLKRYEDDTYAGGNPWILTTLWLALYDIAIGNLERARALFEWAVEHRTPLDLLPEQVHRKTGEPAWVIPLTWSHAMFVLAVRALDETGWV from the coding sequence GTGTCGACCAAGCCGCTGCTCAATGACGCCATTGTTGGCGACGGCTGCTTGCTGGCCGCCTTCAGCCGTACTGGACAGCTGCTTCGGCTCTGGTGGCCCCATGGCGACGGCCCCCAGCACATCGGCCAGGCGCGCATCGGCCTCGTTCGTCTGGACGATCCGTCTAGTCCCTCTCCTCTCTCCTGGCTCGACAGTTCGCCCTGGACCCATCGCCAACGGTACCTGGACGACACCAACGCCCTGGAAACGGAAGCCCGCCATCCGTCGTGGCCCGTTCGCGTCACGGAAACGGCGTTCGCCGTACCCGGTGAGGCGCTGCTCGTGCGCGCCCTTACCCTTGCCAACACGGGCGGGGCGGCCCTTCCGCTGCGCGTGGTCCACTGCGCCTCCTTCGTCATCGAGGAGCACCCGTACTACCAGGCCTGCTACGTTGCGGAGGAGGGCAACGCCGTCGTCCACTACCGGCGTCCGTACGCCTTTGCCGTCGGAAGCAGCCGGGAGGCCTCCGGCTTTCAGGCCGGGCACGCCTTTGCCGACGCCGCCGACGGCCGCCTGTCCGGCAGCGACATCGCCATGCACCCCGAGGCGGCCCTGTCGTGGGACGTCACCGTGCCTCCCGGCGGCCGCGTGACACTGCCGATTGTCATCGCCGCCGGCCTGTCCCCGGACGACGCCCTCGCCCGGCTTAAGCGCGCCCTCGCTACACCGGCACACGAATGGCTGACGCGAACGGTGGAGCACTGGCGGGCCAAGGTGGCCCGAGCGGCCCCCCTGTCCACGGCGGACGAGACGCTTCAGCGCCTGTACCGCCGTTCGGTGCTCGTCTTTCATCTCATGGCCGACCGCGAGACGGGCAGCGTGCTGGCCGCGCCGGAGTTTGACGAGGCCTTCACCCGGTGCGGCGGCTACGCCTACTGCTGGGGGCGCGACGCAGCGTACATCACCGTCGCCTTTGACCGCGCCGGGCTGACCGACCTGTCGCAAGCCTTCTACCGCTGGACGGCCCGGGCGCAGAGCCCGGACGGGTCCTGGCAGCAGCGCCACTACCACGACGGGTTCCTTGCGCCAGCTTGGGGGCTGCAGATCGACGAAGGCGGCTCGATCCTGTGGGGGCTGTGGCAGCACTATCAGGTTACGGGCAACCGCGCCCTGCTCGACGAGCTGTGGCCGACGGTGGAAAAGGGGGCGGAGTTTCTGCTGGCCTACCGCGACCCCGAAACGGGGCTGCCCCTCCCCAGCCGCGACCTGTGGGAAGAGCGGGACGGCGTGCACACCTATTCGGCCGCCGCGGTCTACGGGGGCCTCGTCGGGGCGGCGCGCATCGCCGAGACGCTGGGCCACGGCCACCACGCGCGCCGCTGGCAGGAGACGGCCGACGCCATGCGCCGCGCCGTGCTGACGCGGCTGTGGAACGCCGAGGCCGGGGTGTTCTACCGCTCGGCCCGCCTGCGCGTTGACCGCGAGACGTACGAGCGCGCCAACGTGCCGGACAAGCGCGTCGTGCGCACGTGGAAGGGCTACGCGCGGTACGAGCTGCCCGTCGATCCGGTAATCGACGTTAGCCTGCTCGGCCTGGCGGTTCCCTTTGGCCTCCTTCCCCCCCACGACGAGCGGATGCGCCGCACGGCCGAGGCGGTGGCCCGGCGCCTCACCGTCCCCGGCGTCGGCGGCCTCAAGCGCTACGAGGACGACACCTACGCCGGCGGCAACCCGTGGATTCTCACCACGCTGTGGCTCGCCCTCTACGACATCGCCATCGGCAACCTTGAGCGGGCGCGGGCCCTCTTCGAGTGGGCCGTGGAGCACCGCACGCCCCTCGACCTTTTACCCGAGCAGGTGCACCGCAAGACCGGCGAGCCGGCGTGGGTGATTCCGCTCACGTGGTCCCACGCCATGTTCGTGCTTGCGGTGCGGGCGCTGGATGAGACGGGGTGGGTGTAA
- a CDS encoding ABC transporter permease — MASKNSWLSGSFVDGGERDMRRYLVLEIKRSILSYPFLIGLLIAMAGIAAWTLPKLQFASEMGALRLFLWLHDGYISLLAPVIATIPFAQSYAIERNSGFSRFVMQRLSLARYQTAKLVSNALAGGLVLVIPLVGALIWVTAKYPMTVPDPNGNPPFFRNLDPPDPLVHMGLLIGLAFLFGATYATVGLAASVLFRNPYYANVIPFAIYIILGFLFGLFGLGYLEPSVMWRPSNNTFATPATVALQYLVVWSISLFVYIRFFRAKEE, encoded by the coding sequence GTGGCCAGCAAGAATTCTTGGCTCTCTGGCTCCTTTGTTGATGGGGGTGAAAGGGATATGAGACGTTATCTCGTACTTGAAATCAAACGATCCATTCTCTCTTATCCATTCTTAATCGGCTTGTTGATAGCCATGGCAGGTATTGCGGCATGGACCCTTCCGAAATTGCAGTTTGCCAGCGAAATGGGGGCGCTCCGCTTGTTTCTCTGGCTACACGACGGATACATCTCCCTTCTTGCGCCGGTTATCGCAACGATTCCCTTCGCACAATCCTACGCGATTGAACGAAACAGCGGTTTTTCAAGATTTGTGATGCAGCGGCTCTCGCTAGCCCGATATCAGACCGCAAAACTGGTGAGCAACGCGTTGGCCGGGGGGCTTGTTCTCGTAATTCCACTGGTGGGTGCCCTCATTTGGGTAACGGCGAAGTACCCCATGACTGTACCCGATCCGAACGGAAACCCCCCCTTTTTCCGAAACCTCGATCCCCCGGATCCGCTCGTGCATATGGGGTTGCTCATCGGTTTGGCGTTTTTGTTTGGCGCCACCTACGCAACGGTCGGACTGGCTGCCTCCGTACTGTTCCGCAATCCCTATTATGCCAACGTCATCCCCTTTGCCATTTATATCATCCTCGGCTTCCTTTTCGGCCTTTTTGGACTGGGGTATCTTGAACCCTCCGTCATGTGGCGACCCAGCAACAACACGTTCGCCACCCCGGCCACCGTTGCCCTGCAATACCTGGTCGTGTGGTCCATCAGCCTGTTTGTCTACATCCGATTTTTCCGGGCAAAGGAGGAGTAA